From the Bos javanicus breed banteng chromosome 7, ARS-OSU_banteng_1.0, whole genome shotgun sequence genome, the window AGACGTTTTAGTTAATTTGCACAAGTTCATATCACCATTACGTAGGTGAAATGTACATTCAGGTTTTAATATCAACCATAGCTTCCATTTAAGGAAACTTTCTTTCTGCTGAGCTGTTTCTCAGGTGCAGCATTATGGATGTTTGGAGCCATAATTCTTTGTTATAGGGGGCTATCCTGTGCAATTTAAGATGTTAAGCAGCATTCCTGGCTTCTACCCACTAGAATTCAGTAGATCCTTCCCATTTGTGACAACCACGATACCTGTCCTAACATTATTAAATGTCTCTTGAAAGGGAAATGCCCGTAATTGAGAACAGCTCCACTCAGAAGTCTTCTCTTCTGTAGAAGTTTCATGAGAGCAGAAGCCTTGGTAATATTCTTCACTGTGGGCTACCAGAGCCTCTTAGAATTTCTAGGCCAGAGTAGAcgtctataaatatttgttaaatgaacgtGGTGGGTGTGATTATTTAAGATCTAATAGTTACTAAATGATGAAACTGGGACTCAAATTCAGGTATGTCTGCCTCCAAAGTGCTTAACTGGGTCTTCCTAGgggtactaatggtaaagaacccacctgccaatgcaagagacgtaagagacatgggttcaatccctgggctgggaagatcccctggaggagagcatggcaacccactccagtattcttgcctggaaaattccatggacagaggaacctggcgggctgtggtTCATAgtgtcagagtcggacacaagcgGCTTAGCACACATGGAAAGTGCTTCACTACTGTGTTTTGCTATAATATCACACACTGATTTTTGTATCAGTCAGCCACTTCTGATGCAGATAATCTGTGGTAAGCCAAGTTTTCAGGATACTGAAGAGACAAGGAATGGTGATTAAGTACTGAAAAACTCCATGTGGGTTGGAATGATTATGGAACCAGAGTAACGGCACAGAGTCATCTGAAGTTAATTGGGATAGTGTTAGCATGATTCCCAGAAACTATGTTGTGTTTGCCTATCTGCTCAGAAGTAACTGAGATTAATCTGTGATTCTGACTGGGAATTCTACTACAGGTTCCATCTGAAGATGGTACAGAGAAGGTGAAAGTATACCTGAGGGTCAGGCCCTTGTTACCTTCAGAGTTAGAACGACAGGAGGATCAGGTATGTTTCTGAGGAGGGAGGATTTAAAAGAAGGAATGATATGTACAACAGAGGTTCCCAGGATTGTTTCCTTTTGTGACAACTGTTTTCCCCCATCTCAGGGTTGTGTCTGTATTGAGAATATGGAGACCCTTGCCCTTCAGGCACCCAAGGACTCTTTTGCCCAGAAGAGCAACGAGCGAGGAATTGGACAGGCCACCCACAGATTCACCTTTTCCCAGGTATGGAGTTACTGATATGTGAACAAGGGACCAACATGTAGGAGCAGCTATATTCCCTCTTCAGAAGGAAAGCATTTTACTTGACTGAGTTCATTATATATGCATGTCTACGGTTTGGGGGACCCTTATGTGTTGTCAGTCATGTACTTTATATACATTAATTCCCAACAACTCTGTTGTTACTATCATCACTGTCCCTATTTTCCTGGTAAGGATATTGTGACTCATTGAATATAATGTTCCTGAGGCCATGTACTAGTCATTGTTAGAGTTAGGACTTGAATCTAGATTCATCTACCAAGCCCATGCTTGTGACCATTATGTTGCTCCATATTGTGTGCAGCATTGGACTTAGCGGATAGCATTCTGTAAGTATTTATTGATTTGGATGAAAGATGGACTGGCAGAGAGTATTTAGGCAGCAACTGGTAGCACTGCAGGAAGAAGCTGCTTGAGTAGTCTCCAGAGCCAACCACCCAGGAAGGGATGTATTTTCTGGCTTGGCACAGGGAAAAGTGGGAGatgaaggatgctgctgctgctgctaagtcgcttcagtcatgtccaattctgtgcgaccccatagatggcaacccaccaggctcccctgtccctgggattctccaggcaagaatactggagtgggttgccatttccttctccaatgcaagaaagtaaaacgtgaaagtgaagttgctcagtcatgtctgactcttagtgaccccatggactgcagcctaccaggctcctccatccatgggattttccaggcaagagtactggagtggggtgccattgccttctccagatgaagGATGGGTCTCTGAGAAATTGGGTCTATCCCTAGATCTTTGGACCAGAAGTGGGACAGGCATCTTTCTTCAACCTGACTGTgaaggagatggtaaaggatgtACTTAAAGGACAGAACTGGCTCATCTATACATATGGAGTCACCAACTCAGGGAAAACCTACACAATTCAAGGTGAGTATTAGGCCTCACAGAACTGCTGGTTGTCTTTGGCTTTTGATGCTCTGAGTTGAACAGTGCTTGCTGCAACTGTCCATCTTTTGCATGCCTCCAGGTACCATCAAGGATGGTGGGATCCTGCCTAGGTCCCTGGCTCTGATCTTCAATAGCCTCCAAGGCCAGCTTCATCCAACACCTAATCTGAAGCCCTTGTTCTCCAATGAGGTAATGTGGCTAGACAGCAAGCAGATCCGGCAGGAGGAATTAAAGAAACTGGCCCTACTAAATGGAGGCCTCCAAGAGGTAAAGTGTTGGTATTCATAGAGGCAGGGATAGGGGACAAACCTCCAGAAAGTTTTATGCATATCTTATCCCTGGACCCCTCCAGGAGGAGCTGTCCACCTCCTTAAAGAAAAGTGTCTACATTGACAGCCGGATGGGTACCAGCACCAGCTTTGACAGTGGCATCGCAGGGCTCTCCTCCAGTAGCCAGTTTCCCAGCAGTAGCCAGCTGGATGGTATGTACCATGACTGGGCTCTGTGCCAATTAACAGTAGGAACCCATTTTCTGCTCCCCAAAACTCCAAGGGTACAGATTAGAGGTTGCAAACTGAGTTCCACTTTCTGAGGCCCCTGCAGGCTAAAGGAGAGGTGGATTACCCTTGAGTTGATCCTCTGGACATTGGCTTTTTCCCCAGAAATGAGTCACCGATGGGCACAACCAGACACTGTCCCTGTAAGTGTCCCTGCAGATCTTCGCTTCTCCATCTGGATCTCCTTCTTTGAGATCTACAATGAACTGCTTTATGACCTGTTAGAACCGCCTAGCCAGCAGCGCAAGAGGCAGACTCTGCGGCTGTGTGAGGATCAGAATGGCAATCCCTACGTAAAAGgtatgggaaaacagtggctggCATGAACCCTGGAGGGGACCTTGGGAAAGACTTGGAAAAGAGTTAGGTGCTCCCATCTTATGTATGCCCATCTTTACATCAGATCTCAATTGGATTCATGTTCAGGATGCTGAGGAGGCCTGGAAACTCCTGAAAGTGGGTCGTAAAAACCAGAGCTTTGCCAGCACCCACCTGAACCAGAACTCTAGCCGCAGGTTAGTAGGTTAATGAGTCAGCCTTTCACTGTGTTTCAGGAAACATTAGTCCTCCACCTGATCATAGAAGATATgcagtgacttttattttttttaacttctagtCATAGCATCTTCTCAATCCGGATCCTGCACCTTCAGGGGGAAGGAGATATAATCCCCAAGATTAGCGAGTAAGTTTTTCTATTTAGAAATTTGGGCTTTGGGGCCATAAGTggtggttggggggaggggacaaGGCAGTCCTCAAAGGAATTATTTCCATTAGATTCATGTTCTCTTTCCTTGGGTACAGAGTTTCTTCACAGGCCCTCCCCTCCCTAGAACTATATGAAGGGGCTAAAAAGCATATAACATGGGGCCCTAATGTCAGATCCTGTCCATCACTCAAGGTTATCACTCTGTGATCTCGCTGGCTCAGAGCGCTGCAAAGATCAAAAGAGTGGTGAGCGGCTGAAGGAAGCAGGAAACATTAACACTTCTCTGCACACCCTGGGCCGCTGTATCGCTGCCCTGCGCCAAAACCAGCAGAACCGGTAAGCTTTTCACTGCAAGCCAGGATGGCCTGGCACTCTGCAGTTTGCTAAAAGACTTCCTGATCATCACAGGGGCTAGTGCTAGTATCTCCTCAGGGGCAGGAGCTCTGCTCACAGCACTATTCTCTTTAATTCCCTGCCAGCTCAAAGCAGAACCTGGTTCCCTTCCGTGACAGCAAGCTGACTCGAGTGTTCCAAGGCTTCTTCACAGGCCGAGGCCGCTCCTGCATGATTGTCAATGTGAATCCCTGTGCGTCTACCTATGATGAGACTCTTCATGTGGCCAAGTTCTCAGCCATTGCTAGCCAGGTGCGAAGCTATAGGTGTGATGATTGTGCTCACTTTGGGCTGGTACCTGTACTTCAGAAAGCAACTAGGAACTAGTAATGGATTcgattaagatttttttcccctcacagcTTGTGCATGCTCCACCTGTGCAACTTGGATTTCCATCAATACATTCATTCCTCAAGGAACACAGTCTGCGCGCTTCTCCCAGCTTAGAGACTGGAGCTAAGACTGACCCAGGCCTTGGTGATGACATTGAAAATGAAGTTGACATCTCCACATATGGGAAGGAGGTGAGAATGCAAGAAAACTTTGGTGCAGCGGCTTGATGGCTATACATTTTCCATGCTATGTTCCAAGTGGACCTGTACCTTTTTAGGGCATGGACTTCTGATAACCTCTGACCTGTGTGTCCCTCCTAGGAGCTCCTACAGGTGGTAGAAGCCATGAAAGCACTGCTTTTAAAAGAACGGCAGGAAAAGTTGCGGCTGGAGATGCAGCTCCGTGATGAAATTTGCAATGAGATGGTGGAGCAGATGCAACAACGAGAACAGTGGTGCAGGTACCAGCCGAGTAACCCCTCTTGTTCTAGACCGTAGGGTAGGAAGTAGAGACTAGGATGGAGTAGTGCCTCAAGATCTGCTTTCCAAGCTCACTCCTCAGAATCTGCACtgacttctcttttctcctctgacAGTGAACATTTGGACACACAAAAGGAACTACTAGAGGAACTGTATGAAGACAAACTAACAATCCTCAAGGAGTCACTGACAAGTTTTTACCAAGAAGAACTTCAGGTGAGTTGCCCTGAACCAGCCCCAAGTAGCTGCTCAGATTCCCATCGCTAGCTTGCCTGAGATAAAGTAGGGGCGGAATGTGTAATTCACCTTTCTCTTGTCTCCTTAGTGCTTTATGTCAATCTGTGTTTGATGAACTGATttagagtttggccaagaaatGGTGTAAATGCTAATTTACAGGGAAATTTTTGTTCATTCTTCAGTCATCTATACCTGTAGGATTCATCTGACTCTGAACAGAATTGTGTTCTCTGTTTCCCTTTAGGAGCGAGATGAGAAGATTAAAGAGCTAGAAGCTCTCCTGCAGGAAGCCAGACAGCAGCAAGTGGCCCATCAACCCTCAGGGTCTGAACTGTCCCTACGGCGGTCACAAAGATTGACTTCTGTTTCCACCCAGCAGTTCCACGAGATTAAAGCTAAACTGGAACAATGCAAAGCAGAGCTAAACTCCACCACTGaaggtgaggagggagagagggcaggaagCAGAAGTATTTCAGGGAAAGCTGTTCTTCAAACTTGGGCCTTCTGGGGCCAACTCCAGCATAATTTCCTTGACTGCCAAGCTACATCCCCCTGACGTTTCATTCTGGGATGCACATGGCCTCACTTGTTTTTTGCAAACTACTGTTAATTCAGTTAAAGAGTCCAAGGCTAGAAAGCCTACACATGTGAGgttattgtttctttccttcagaGTTGCAGAAGTACCAGAAAATGTTAGAACCCCCACCCTCAGCCAAGCCTTTCATCGTTGATGTGGACAAGAAGTTAGAGGAGGGCCAGAAGGTAATTAGCTTTCTCCGTTACCAAAGCTCTCACCTAAGACAGTTTCCAGCACTGTATCCCTGATTTATGTGAGGACAAGATGCTTTCTGTGCCATCCTGGAGTGGCTACTGCATTCTTACGGCTAGCCTTCTAATTTTACTTCTCTTCAGATGGTTCTCTGACTCCTATAGATCACTTGGCGTGATGTCTTGACCACAATTTGGTTCCTACTCTTCCTTTTTCAGAATATAAGGCTACTGCGGACAGAGCTTCAGAAACTTGGTGAGTCTCTCCAGTCAGCGGAAAGAGCCTGTTGCCACAACACTGGAGCAGGAAAACTTCGCCAAGCCTTGGCCACTTGTGATGACATCTTAATCAAACAGGTTGGGGCAGCCTATATATCACTTTCTCCCATCAGCCCATGTCAGAGTATATATGAGGaagataaaaaagatttttagGCTAATCTTTTAGTGAGGGGAGTTTCTCTTCTTGCAAAGTAACCATTCACTAAGTACAAGGCGTTATGCTAAGTAATTATAGGCTTTTTCTGTTATAACTGTCCTAGGGAGGGAGATACTACCATATTTCATCCAAGATGCTTAAACTGTAGGAAACCATAGTAAAACAAAACACTAACAATTAAGCTATGACACTGTCATCAATAAATGTACCCTGATTCCATCCAGATATatggaaatgtaaaaaaatacatCCTAATTTGATACCCACCCAGGAACTGAGGCTCTTGGAGGTTAAGTAAAATTATTCAGGCTCATACCACCTGATGTGTTAGAAAAGGTCCTTCTATTCAGTGCTATTTGTTTGGGTCTTAAAAACCAATAcgcaccccccacacacacaccattcaaTTAAAGCTCTGACCATACAGAGCTAATCTTTGTAAAAAGAAGTTTTATTAACTATAGTGTGTATTACCTTGCCCTCTTGAGTTTCTCTAATAGATCAGacagaaaatgttttctataaCTCTGTTCATCTTCCTTAGGATCAGACGCTGGCTGAGTTGCAGAATAATATGACACTAGTAAAACTGGACCTTCGGAAGAAGGCAGCATGCATCGCGGAGCAGTATCATACTGTGCTGAAACTCCAAGGCCAGGCTTCTACCAAAAAGCGCCTTGGTGCCAACCAGGAAAACCAGCAACCAAACCAACAGCCCCCAGGGAAGAAACCGTTTCTTCGTAACTTACTTCCCCGAACACCCACCTGCCAAAGTTCAACAGACTGCAGCCCTTATGCCCGAATCCTGCGCTCAAGGCGTTCCCCTTTACTCAAATCTGGGCCTTTCGGCAAAAAATACTAAGGTTGTGAGGAGACAGCACTCCCCACAGGTGGGTCTGCTGCTCAGTTTAAGAAACAGGTTTCTTTAAAGctttaccatatatatataccaGAAACTCTATCTAAAATGCAATATTCAGACACTAGTAGTAGTTTTTCTCCCTTTTGTAATATAATCACCTATGTAATCGTACACTTTTTTACTTATATGGTTTCTGTGCACACAcaagttatattaaaataaagatattattcACGTTTTATATCTGAATTCCAAATCTAGCATTATCATTGAAGTAAATTATAAAAGGCgcagaaaaactgaaaatcaaataTCATCCAGGCCCCTGGGAATTTTGCACAGGAATGGCAGTAGAGACCAGCAACTGGTGTACAGCTAACCCAAGAAATCTTAGTAAGAAATGAATTCAAGAGATACTAGATATTCTAAACCTTCCTTAATAAAAAGTGAAGTGTCATATGTTAGGAGATGAATGGGTAACAGACTTGTTCTGGAAAAAGAATCAAGGAAGGCTGGGCCCTGAGCTCAGAATAACCCATAGTATCCACTGTACAAACCAATCACAGCAGACATAATCACAGCATATTACCTCCTACGGAACACACAAGCACAGGCCAGAAACTCTCCAAGAATACAGCAGAAATGATTACTTTTACCTTGTCTAACAGGTGAAGGTTAGAAAAAATCATTCTGCTGGagatggggcggggggggggggggcgggggggggcggggcggggaagaGACACAAACAATTAcgtcaaaaatatttattaaaacagaCCGACTCAAAGAGTTTATTCTTATCTGTATAGTCACAAAAGTTACACACCCAAATATCTGTGAAACTCTGTAATCCTGTCTCCTTGCTCTGCTTTAGTAGGGGTATAGCTAACTCTAGACATGTTTCCCCTTAGTAGGGGCCATCAGTTCCACACTCAGTGAGTCCTTTTGCCCCTTTGTTCAACTCTACTTGTTACTTCCAATTTGAAAGTTTCTAGGAGACACCCCAAAATCATGTTTTGGAAGAATGTCTTCCTAGTGAGAACAAAAGTACAGCTAGAATCCATTTAAAACTAATCTCTGATATCAAAGTAGTCATGCTCAGCACATCAAAGAATGATGAGTCATGTCTATCTATCCAGTGCCCTGACCTTCCTAGGGTATCCAGTGCCCTATTGTCAGCAGAGGGTAAAGTGGCAGgctttcttccttgcctttctaAAGAAATCTCCCACTCCCAGCagcatttaaattttgtttctgtaGACTTGCCTGTGCTAAAGTGCTGTTAAAGGGATGTTTTGTGGGGGTGCCAAAAGACCTGGGAAAAAGGCCAAGATCTGTAGCCACTCTAAACAGAAGGGAGATAGAAGTGCTTCAAACTGGCAGAAGACAGTATCCGTTCCTGCCAGTCTACTGTTCCTTCTGTCAGTCTACTCTGAAGGTGATTCTGTAAGCTGTCCCCAAGGAgttgtaaaacaaaaagaaataaggtCCTTGGAAAAATAGACGTGGCTGTTCTTTACATGGAGATAAGGCTTAATATGGGTCTGGCAATGTTCTGGTTTGAAAGCAGCCAACTATGGCGTGACTGAAGACAGGTTGAGTGGAGAAACTCTGCGTGTGGGAGTGTTGTTAGCAGACAGTGAGGCAGGGAGGAAAAAGGGAGCAGGTATCTCAGTGGAGGGAGTCTCGCCTTGGTTCCGAAGCTGTAGGATTTGCCTGAGCAAGGCCTTACCTTCTTCCCGGGTCTGAAACAAGGTCAAGCAAATGTATCAAAATATATCCAAAGTTATTCTCAAAACCAGGTTCTAAAATACTGACTTATAAAGTTCCTCAGAACAAGGTAACCTCTCCACTCACCCTTTTAACCACCTTCTACCCCCAGATCACAGTAAAGTCATGTCCTCAAACTTAAAATCCAAGTCTTTCACTAAAGTACTGATACTTACATCATTGAATGCACAACACTTCTGAGCACAAGCTGAAGCTTCATCCCACAGCTTGCACTTAAAATAGTACTGGGCCAGATAGCGGAAAGCAGTGCTCTCCTCCAAGTGTTCCACTATTTCCTAGATAAGGAAAGCAGGAATGACTGAGGTGATAAGAATAAGATCAGCAACCCAATTCTCATGCTAATGACACATACCCCACATGAATAGATATCTTGGATATACTTGATGTAACACTGGGCTGCCTGTTCTGACTCAGTCAACTGTTCATGAAGCCTACAAAAGAAATCGGTCTTTAGGTACAAATCATATTGCAAAGCAAGctagagataaaaaaaaagtaaaagcacaCAAGTAACATCAAAAAATGACAATATATAGACAAGTACAAATTTTGACATAAATGACACAGTGGGACCCAGAATAATATTAGTGCCCAGAAGTGATGGTTACTTCATCAAAGCTCCAAATCATTCTGCTTCTGGTGATGGAGGGAAAGTTAGTAAATACTTAAGCTGGATAACAAACCATTGCAAAAATTGCCTGGTAATACCCTGAGTAAGGTCAAAAAGATACCAAGCAATTCAGATTTTTTGTAAGAATCCAGAAAATAACTGGTAGGAATGAAACTGCATTTAAGAACCTCTTTCCCTATCATTTCTGAgttattctgtatttttctggggCTGAAGAGGAGACTGATACCTAAATGAGTTTCTCTAGACTGCTCTCACataaaattccatttctttcaaTTAGttcttgaattttccaaatgggaaaacaatTCCCCTTCAAAAAGTACTAGCATTCTCTTGAGTCAAGATGACTAAGT encodes:
- the KIF20A gene encoding kinesin-like protein KIF20A; translation: MSQGILSPPAGLLSDEEVVVSPMFESTAADLGSVIRKDLLSDCSVISTSLEDKQVPSEDGTEKVKVYLRVRPLLPSELERQEDQGCVCIENMETLALQAPKDSFAQKSNERGIGQATHRFTFSQIFGPEVGQASFFNLTVKEMVKDVLKGQNWLIYTYGVTNSGKTYTIQGTIKDGGILPRSLALIFNSLQGQLHPTPNLKPLFSNEVMWLDSKQIRQEELKKLALLNGGLQEEELSTSLKKSVYIDSRMGTSTSFDSGIAGLSSSSQFPSSSQLDEMSHRWAQPDTVPVSVPADLRFSIWISFFEIYNELLYDLLEPPSQQRKRQTLRLCEDQNGNPYVKDLNWIHVQDAEEAWKLLKVGRKNQSFASTHLNQNSSRSHSIFSIRILHLQGEGDIIPKISELSLCDLAGSERCKDQKSGERLKEAGNINTSLHTLGRCIAALRQNQQNRSKQNLVPFRDSKLTRVFQGFFTGRGRSCMIVNVNPCASTYDETLHVAKFSAIASQLVHAPPVQLGFPSIHSFLKEHSLRASPSLETGAKTDPGLGDDIENEVDISTYGKEELLQVVEAMKALLLKERQEKLRLEMQLRDEICNEMVEQMQQREQWCSEHLDTQKELLEELYEDKLTILKESLTSFYQEELQERDEKIKELEALLQEARQQQVAHQPSGSELSLRRSQRLTSVSTQQFHEIKAKLEQCKAELNSTTEELQKYQKMLEPPPSAKPFIVDVDKKLEEGQKNIRLLRTELQKLGESLQSAERACCHNTGAGKLRQALATCDDILIKQDQTLAELQNNMTLVKLDLRKKAACIAEQYHTVLKLQGQASTKKRLGANQENQQPNQQPPGKKPFLRNLLPRTPTCQSSTDCSPYARILRSRRSPLLKSGPFGKKY